A genomic window from Salvelinus namaycush isolate Seneca chromosome 21, SaNama_1.0, whole genome shotgun sequence includes:
- the LOC120065794 gene encoding growth arrest-specific protein 2-like: MLFIRMLHNKHVMVRVGGGWETFESYLLKHDPCRMLQISRVEGKTFPMSPKSPNTKDLTPDSYLVVAAHYRSKK, from the coding sequence ATGCTACACAACAAGCATGTGATGGTGCGTGTGGGAGGAGGCTGGGAGACCTTTGAGAGCTACCTGTTGAAACACGACCCATGTCGGATGCTCCAGATCTCCAGAGTGGAGGGGAAGACCTTTCCCATGTCCCCCAAGTCACCCAACACCAAGGACCTCACCCCAGACAGCTACTTGGTGGTGGCCGCACACTACCGCAGCAAGAAGTAA